The Chitinophagales bacterium genome contains a region encoding:
- a CDS encoding transposase translates to MYFVSFAVINWIDVFIRNEYKEILLGSLRYCQKHKELELYAWCLMTSHVHLIMGSRGNPMHNILRDFKSYTSTQLRATISQHQQESRKEWMLWMMERAGKKNPNNRDFQFWQQNNEPIELNTNALLNNTLHYTHYNPVESGFVSKPEDWIYSSARDYAGEKGPLDLILLDYYIS, encoded by the coding sequence TTGTATTTCGTAAGCTTTGCTGTCATCAACTGGATTGATGTCTTTATTCGCAATGAGTATAAAGAAATTTTATTGGGTAGTTTACGGTATTGCCAGAAGCATAAAGAGTTGGAACTGTATGCCTGGTGCTTAATGACCAGCCATGTTCATTTGATCATGGGGAGCCGTGGAAATCCAATGCACAATATTCTGCGTGATTTTAAAAGTTATACCTCCACCCAATTGAGGGCAACGATTAGCCAGCATCAACAGGAAAGCCGAAAGGAATGGATGTTATGGATGATGGAAAGAGCCGGAAAGAAAAATCCGAATAACAGGGATTTTCAATTCTGGCAACAGAACAATGAACCGATAGAATTAAACACGAATGCGCTCTTAAATAATACGCTTCATTATACGCACTACAATCCTGTTGAATCCGGGTTTGTCAGTAAACCCGAAGATTGGATTTATAGCAGTGCAAGAGATTATGCCGGTGAAAAAGGACCGCTGGATCTTATTTTGTTGGATTATTATATTTCGTAA